In a genomic window of Flavobacterium crassostreae:
- the recQ gene encoding DNA helicase RecQ has product MTTTQTLHKTLKDTFGFEKFRTNQEAIITTILEQQDALAIMPTGGGKSICFQLPALLFPGITIVISPLIALMKDQVDSLKTNGVQACYINSSQTATEQQTYIEAIQNHEIKIVYIAPESLSYLENLFHTLTLSLIAIDEAHCISSWGHDFRPAYTNLGYLKNRFPSTPILALTATADKATRQDISAQLNLKNPKIFISSFDRKNLSLEVRPALDRIKQIIDFVGQKPQESGIIYCLSRKTTEELAQKLLQQGIAAKAYHAGLDTKLRSQTQDAFINDECQVVCATIAFGMGIDKSNVRWVIHYNLPKNIEGYYQEIGRAGRDGLPSETILFASYGDVIQLQKFASQGLNADVQLAKLERMKQYADALSCRRKILLAYFGELVTENCGNCDICKNPPAFFDGTIIAQKALSAISRLKQLEPLVVVIDFLKGSKNASIYEKNYQNLKTYAVGSTISWQDWNQYLIQLMNQGFCEVAFDQKNKIKLTTLAHEVLFSGQKVQLIEPKKVVIEKTTSKEPKSKPLAHSLFETLRKLRYTISKEEEVPAYVIFSDAALRQMETIRPTNEQELLAIDGVGKAKLEKYGTPFIQAIVAFDKNKKTKQKKEATTYKETLDLLQSGLSAPEIAEKRNLGLGTIMSHFAKLYLDGAAIDLRQFVTNEEIKLVANASIKLENPTTLKPYYDYLEQNIAYDKIRLALAITQKENA; this is encoded by the coding sequence ATGACAACAACCCAAACCCTCCATAAAACACTTAAAGATACTTTTGGTTTTGAAAAATTCCGAACCAACCAAGAAGCAATAATAACCACCATATTAGAACAGCAGGATGCCTTAGCAATTATGCCAACTGGTGGTGGTAAATCCATTTGTTTTCAGTTACCAGCATTGCTGTTTCCTGGAATTACAATTGTAATTTCGCCTTTAATTGCCTTAATGAAAGATCAGGTAGACAGTCTCAAAACCAATGGAGTCCAAGCTTGTTACATCAATAGTAGCCAAACCGCTACGGAACAACAAACGTATATAGAGGCTATTCAAAACCACGAAATCAAAATTGTTTACATTGCTCCAGAGAGTTTATCGTATTTAGAAAACCTATTTCATACCCTCACCCTAAGTCTAATAGCAATTGACGAAGCGCATTGTATTTCCTCCTGGGGACATGATTTTAGACCTGCTTACACCAATTTAGGATATTTAAAAAACCGATTTCCCTCCACTCCTATTCTAGCCCTGACTGCCACAGCAGACAAAGCTACCCGACAAGATATTAGTGCGCAACTGAATTTAAAAAATCCTAAAATATTTATTTCATCCTTTGACCGAAAAAACCTAAGCTTAGAAGTACGTCCTGCCTTGGATAGAATAAAACAAATTATAGATTTTGTGGGACAAAAACCCCAGGAGTCCGGAATTATTTATTGCCTTAGCCGAAAAACAACCGAAGAGCTAGCTCAAAAACTACTCCAACAAGGCATCGCCGCCAAGGCCTACCATGCAGGATTAGATACCAAACTGCGTTCCCAAACCCAAGATGCCTTTATAAATGATGAATGCCAGGTAGTATGCGCTACCATTGCCTTTGGTATGGGAATCGACAAATCAAATGTTCGTTGGGTTATTCATTACAATTTGCCCAAAAATATTGAAGGCTATTACCAAGAAATTGGTCGTGCTGGACGCGATGGTCTTCCTTCAGAAACCATTTTGTTTGCAAGCTACGGAGATGTAATACAATTGCAAAAATTTGCCTCCCAAGGACTTAATGCAGACGTACAGTTAGCAAAACTAGAACGCATGAAACAATATGCAGACGCCCTGAGTTGCCGCAGAAAAATTTTGCTTGCCTATTTTGGAGAGCTAGTAACCGAGAATTGTGGTAATTGCGATATTTGCAAAAATCCTCCTGCTTTTTTTGACGGAACCATTATTGCTCAAAAAGCGTTATCGGCAATCAGCCGTTTAAAACAACTAGAACCCTTGGTTGTAGTTATTGATTTTTTAAAAGGCTCTAAAAATGCATCTATTTACGAAAAAAACTACCAAAATCTAAAAACCTATGCTGTAGGCAGTACCATATCTTGGCAGGATTGGAACCAATACCTCATCCAATTAATGAACCAAGGGTTTTGTGAAGTTGCTTTTGATCAAAAAAACAAAATTAAACTCACAACATTAGCCCACGAAGTGTTGTTTTCTGGTCAAAAAGTACAATTAATTGAACCCAAGAAAGTTGTAATCGAAAAAACAACCTCCAAAGAACCCAAAAGTAAACCCCTTGCGCACTCTCTGTTTGAAACACTCCGCAAACTACGTTACACTATCTCTAAAGAAGAAGAAGTGCCCGCTTATGTTATTTTTAGTGATGCGGCTTTGCGCCAAATGGAAACAATCCGCCCAACTAACGAGCAAGAATTATTGGCAATTGATGGGGTTGGAAAGGCCAAATTAGAAAAATACGGTACGCCATTTATCCAAGCAATTGTTGCTTTTGATAAAAATAAAAAAACCAAGCAGAAAAAAGAAGCCACTACTTACAAAGAGACCTTAGATTTATTACAAAGTGGTTTAAGTGCTCCCGAAATTGCCGAAAAAAGAAATTTAGGATTAGGAACCATCATGTCTCATTTTGCTAAATTGTATTTAGATGGTGCCGCCATAGATTTGCGTCAATTTGTAACCAATGAAGAAATAAAATTAGTTGCAAATGCAAGCATAAAACTAGAAAACCCTACTACTTTAAAACCGTATTACGATTATTTAGAACAAAACATTGCTTATGATAAAATACGATTGGCACTAGCAATTACCCAAAAAGAAAACGCGTAA
- a CDS encoding DNA primase encodes MKRVIVDYAKLTNEILNLLVERFPDGYDDTDIIRFRNAKNELIEAVEVRTEDTIYLVKVSMKLADRIENHDDDDEIDAVIEPIIPIKGLDLDDDDNDDDDDEDFDKPDNEDEDTDEDDD; translated from the coding sequence ATGAAAAGAGTAATTGTTGATTACGCAAAACTTACAAACGAAATCTTAAACCTCCTTGTAGAAAGATTTCCTGATGGATATGATGACACCGATATTATCCGTTTTAGAAATGCTAAAAACGAACTAATTGAAGCAGTAGAAGTACGCACTGAAGATACCATTTATTTAGTAAAAGTAAGCATGAAGCTTGCAGATCGTATTGAAAACCATGACGATGATGATGAAATTGATGCTGTAATCGAACCAATAATTCCGATTAAAGGACTGGATTTAGATGATGATGATAACGATGACGACGATGACGAAGATTTTGATAAACCAGACAACGAAGACGAAGATACGGATGAGGATGACGATTAA
- a CDS encoding deoxyhypusine synthase family protein yields the protein MSKGPISQFIEKHYLHFNSASLVDAAKAYEQQLANGAKMMVSMAGAMSTAEIGKIFAEIIRQDKVQIISCTGANLEEDIMNLVAHSHYERVPNYRDLTPQDEWDLLERGLNRVTDTCIPEHEAFRRLQKHIYKIWKDADDKGERYFPHEFMYKMLLSGVLEEYYEIDLKDSWMYAAAEKNLPIIVPGWEDSTMGNIFASYVIKGDLKASTMKSGIEYMTFLADWYPKNSSNGIGFFQIGGGIAGDFPICVVPMLYQDMEMHDIPFWSYFCQISDSTTSYGSYSGAVPNEKITWGKLDIKTPKFIIESDATIVAPLIFAYLLDL from the coding sequence ATGAGTAAAGGACCTATCAGTCAGTTTATAGAAAAGCATTACTTGCATTTCAATTCAGCCTCTTTAGTAGATGCGGCAAAAGCCTACGAACAACAATTAGCAAATGGCGCTAAAATGATGGTGAGTATGGCCGGAGCAATGAGTACGGCCGAAATCGGAAAGATTTTTGCCGAGATTATCCGTCAGGATAAAGTACAAATTATATCCTGTACTGGAGCCAATCTAGAAGAAGATATCATGAATCTGGTAGCACACTCTCATTATGAAAGAGTACCCAACTACCGCGATTTAACACCTCAAGACGAGTGGGACTTATTAGAAAGAGGACTAAATAGAGTTACCGATACTTGCATACCAGAGCACGAAGCATTTCGTCGTTTGCAAAAACATATTTACAAAATATGGAAAGATGCAGACGATAAAGGAGAACGCTACTTTCCGCACGAATTTATGTACAAAATGCTGCTTTCAGGAGTACTTGAAGAGTATTACGAAATTGATTTAAAAGACAGCTGGATGTATGCTGCCGCCGAAAAAAACCTTCCGATAATCGTACCAGGATGGGAAGACAGCACCATGGGAAACATTTTTGCATCGTATGTAATTAAAGGTGATTTAAAAGCCTCTACCATGAAATCGGGTATAGAATACATGACATTTCTTGCAGATTGGTACCCAAAAAACAGCAGCAACGGAATTGGATTTTTTCAGATCGGTGGAGGAATTGCAGGAGATTTCCCTATATGCGTAGTACCAATGCTATACCAAGATATGGAAATGCATGACATCCCTTTTTGGAGCTATTTTTGTCAAATTTCAGATTCTACAACCAGTTACGGATCGTACTCTGGAGCAGTACCAAATGAAAAAATCACTTGGGGTAAACTAGATATAAAAACCCCAAAATTTATTATTGAGTCAGATGCAACCATTGTTGCGCCATTAATTTTTGCTTATTTATTAGACCTATAG
- a CDS encoding arginine decarboxylase: MNTKYTDLINQTYYFPQEEFTLNKDNLQFHNIDLMKLVEKYGTPLKFTYLPQISNNINKAKSWFRKAMEQNKYDGKYFYCYCTKSSHFEFIMNEAFKNNIHVETSSAFDINIVENLMANGKINKSTYVLCNGFKREQYIENIARLINNGHKNTIPIIDNYEELDLLQAEIKGKFKIGIRIAAEEEPKFEFYTSRLGIGYKNIVNFYRKQIQENDKLELKMLHFFINTGINDTAYYWNELLKCIKVYIALKKECPTLDGLNIGGGFPIKNSLAFEYDYQYMITEIVNQIKIACDEADVAVPNLFTEFGSFTVGESGGAIYQILYQKQQNDREKWNMIDSSFITTLPDTWAINKRFIMLAVNRWNETYERVLLGGLTCDSDDYYNSEQNMNAIYLPKYNKDKPLYIGFFNTGAYQETIGGYGGLHHCLIPQPKHILIDRDENGILATEVFSEQQTSEEVLHILGYNKKQ; this comes from the coding sequence ATGAATACTAAATATACAGACTTAATAAACCAAACGTATTATTTTCCTCAAGAAGAATTTACATTAAACAAAGACAACCTTCAATTTCATAATATTGATTTAATGAAATTGGTAGAAAAATATGGTACCCCGCTAAAGTTTACCTATTTGCCACAAATTTCTAACAACATCAACAAAGCCAAAAGTTGGTTCCGAAAAGCTATGGAACAAAACAAGTACGATGGCAAATATTTTTATTGCTACTGTACCAAAAGCTCCCATTTTGAATTTATCATGAACGAAGCTTTTAAAAACAACATTCATGTAGAAACTTCCTCTGCTTTTGATATCAATATTGTAGAGAATTTAATGGCCAATGGCAAGATAAACAAAAGTACCTATGTATTATGTAATGGTTTTAAAAGAGAGCAATACATCGAAAACATAGCCCGTTTAATCAACAATGGCCACAAAAATACCATTCCAATTATTGATAATTATGAAGAATTGGATTTGCTTCAGGCAGAAATTAAAGGAAAGTTCAAAATAGGAATTCGGATTGCGGCAGAAGAAGAGCCTAAATTTGAATTCTATACCTCTAGATTAGGTATTGGATATAAAAATATTGTGAATTTTTATAGAAAACAAATTCAAGAAAACGACAAGTTAGAATTGAAGATGTTGCATTTTTTCATTAATACCGGTATTAACGATACTGCATATTACTGGAATGAATTATTAAAATGTATCAAAGTATACATTGCCCTAAAAAAAGAATGTCCTACACTAGATGGATTAAATATTGGAGGAGGTTTTCCGATAAAAAACTCCCTTGCGTTTGAATACGATTACCAATACATGATCACTGAAATTGTAAACCAGATCAAAATTGCTTGTGATGAGGCAGATGTGGCCGTACCAAACTTGTTTACCGAATTTGGATCCTTTACCGTAGGAGAAAGCGGAGGAGCTATTTACCAAATTTTATATCAAAAACAACAAAACGATAGGGAAAAATGGAACATGATTGATTCTTCTTTCATCACCACCCTACCAGATACTTGGGCTATCAACAAACGGTTTATTATGTTGGCAGTAAATCGTTGGAACGAAACCTACGAAAGAGTATTGCTAGGTGGATTAACCTGTGATAGTGATGATTATTACAACTCGGAGCAAAACATGAATGCCATTTATTTGCCCAAATACAACAAAGACAAACCATTATATATTGGTTTTTTTAATACTGGTGCCTATCAAGAAACCATAGGTGGTTATGGTGGATTACACCATTGTTTAATCCCACAGCCAAAACATATTTTGATCGATCGAGACGAAAACGGAATACTAGCCACCGAAGTTTTCTCAGAACAACAAACCTCTGAGGAAGTATTGCATATTTTAGGTTACAACAAAAAACAATAA
- the aroB gene encoding 3-dehydroquinate synthase — protein sequence MSEQLTTIQASNHPIYFNQKGYQALNAHLEQNKYTNLFILVDSNTNEFCLPRLLPQIATDLTIEIIEFENGEIHKNIETCVQIWNVLTELGADRKSLVINLGGGVVTDLGGFVASTFKRGIDFINIPTTLLAMVDASVGGKNGVDLGNLKNQIGVFNLPVMVLVDSTYLETLPKNEMRSGLAEMLKHGLIFDQKYWEQFLDLEVLDFSDFDALIHRSVAIKNEIVTLDPTEKNIRKALNFGHTLGHAIESYFLESQDKTTLLHGEAIAVGMILESYISLEKQLLTKAQYNQIKTAIKAVFDDITFDPKDLAPILELLVHDKKNEYGTIQFALIDGIGKIKINQLVENELILEAFKDYQS from the coding sequence ATGTCAGAGCAATTAACTACCATACAAGCTAGCAACCATCCTATTTATTTTAACCAAAAAGGATACCAGGCCCTAAATGCACATTTAGAACAAAATAAATACACCAATTTATTTATACTTGTAGATAGCAACACTAATGAATTTTGTTTGCCAAGATTATTGCCTCAAATAGCCACAGATTTGACTATTGAAATCATTGAATTTGAAAATGGCGAAATCCATAAAAATATAGAAACCTGCGTTCAAATTTGGAACGTACTTACAGAACTAGGTGCAGATAGAAAAAGTCTTGTTATTAATTTAGGCGGTGGAGTAGTTACCGATTTAGGAGGATTTGTTGCCTCCACCTTCAAGAGAGGTATTGATTTTATTAACATTCCTACTACGCTACTGGCTATGGTAGACGCTTCTGTAGGAGGCAAAAACGGAGTGGATTTAGGCAATCTAAAAAACCAAATAGGTGTTTTTAACCTACCGGTTATGGTACTGGTGGATAGTACTTATTTAGAAACTCTACCCAAAAACGAAATGCGATCTGGACTGGCCGAAATGCTCAAACACGGTTTGATATTTGATCAAAAATATTGGGAACAATTTTTAGACTTAGAGGTACTTGATTTTTCGGATTTTGATGCTTTAATCCATCGTTCTGTAGCCATCAAAAACGAAATTGTTACGCTAGATCCCACAGAAAAAAATATCCGTAAAGCATTAAACTTTGGACACACCCTCGGGCACGCTATTGAAAGCTATTTTCTGGAAAGCCAAGACAAAACGACCCTACTCCACGGAGAAGCAATAGCTGTAGGAATGATCCTAGAGAGCTACATCTCTTTAGAAAAACAATTGCTCACTAAGGCGCAATACAACCAGATAAAAACAGCCATTAAAGCCGTTTTTGACGATATTACTTTTGATCCAAAAGACCTTGCACCCATATTAGAATTACTAGTTCATGACAAAAAAAATGAGTATGGAACCATTCAGTTTGCGCTAATTGATGGCATCGGAAAAATAAAAATCAATCAATTGGTAGAAAACGAATTAATCCTTGAGGCATTTAAGGATTACCAATCTTAA
- a CDS encoding O-antigen ligase family protein translates to MTKKSSVATEEKILQSTNKTYLDTITLLVVFSILSIDFFPAFGSLEIIAPQYLYLSIVNALVGFFIFKQPELLPEEYLRKIKKSNLAKSYTAFLFLCLITVFTAQNTSLAVVSFTQILVVFCLFINLSILLYRRLYLIYTISFLIGISMFIRTYMDYTTFISLAKSSNLVVAFNQIKGNTGNINIHAASLTGKIPFLLLGIIHFSKWKKWFLSLTLLMVTILILLIASRAAYIALFLILLVFIAATLKIKWHPKPIKSILPAIILPVVLAFFIANFIFKKAENTERFQSVTERVMQIIPTKTEDASINIRLKYWQNAFEIAQSNPVFGVGLGNWKIASIPYEKKISNGLLLSNHAHNDFLEIAAEAGFVTLLAYLLIFVFALLYNLQNCSSKKEPQTRIIALIALLLMLSYGIDALFNFPLYRATVQINFCLFLVLTVLNGCFTQSNPTATNSNSKYILIVVFLSSITAYFSYTTFKAYQFENNMLLDQAKGEANYSYTYSKIVQQIPKFPNVATNSEPYIELAGIYAVKEKKYSQALHHFDQSNTINPHTGRAQWYQYRIYKELGQLDSAHYYAKKAFAIRPRNEDYYLAMLTMDAYKKDTTAILKNHSEFIKYIQQPNIWIQTSSALAQSRYPNDKIIKFINSAITLFPNDSSLQNRKKSFEKDAIFAKKQQLKESKNTAKATNLILATQYSLKKQYHKALVYYKKAALDYPKNSIITQNIGICYFKINQFKSAIIYLEKTLNSPILIDGKTEYLLGAAYLNTNNKQKGCQNLLAAKNKNHPDASKLLAQYCN, encoded by the coding sequence ATGACCAAAAAATCTAGCGTTGCTACCGAAGAAAAGATTTTACAAAGCACCAATAAAACGTATTTGGATACAATTACACTGTTGGTAGTCTTTAGTATTTTAAGTATCGATTTTTTTCCAGCCTTTGGAAGCCTAGAAATTATAGCTCCTCAATACCTCTATCTTTCTATTGTAAATGCTTTGGTAGGGTTTTTTATATTTAAGCAGCCCGAACTACTACCCGAAGAATATTTAAGAAAAATAAAAAAAAGTAACCTAGCAAAATCGTATACTGCCTTTTTATTTTTATGTCTAATAACCGTATTTACAGCCCAAAATACTTCTTTGGCTGTAGTAAGTTTTACTCAAATTTTGGTTGTATTTTGCTTATTTATAAACCTAAGCATACTATTATACCGCAGATTGTACCTTATTTATACTATTAGTTTTTTGATTGGTATAAGTATGTTTATCCGCACCTACATGGATTACACTACGTTTATTAGTTTAGCAAAATCCAGTAATTTAGTTGTTGCCTTTAATCAAATTAAAGGAAATACCGGAAACATCAATATACACGCTGCTAGTTTAACCGGAAAAATTCCGTTTTTACTCCTAGGTATTATTCATTTTTCTAAATGGAAAAAATGGTTTTTGAGTCTAACGTTACTAATGGTTACCATACTCATCTTGCTAATTGCTTCAAGAGCTGCCTATATTGCTTTGTTTTTGATTCTTCTGGTTTTTATAGCTGCAACTTTAAAGATTAAATGGCATCCAAAGCCAATAAAAAGTATCCTCCCGGCAATTATACTTCCAGTGGTTCTGGCTTTTTTTATAGCAAATTTTATTTTTAAAAAAGCCGAAAACACAGAGCGATTTCAGTCTGTAACAGAGCGAGTGATGCAAATCATCCCAACCAAAACAGAAGATGCGTCCATAAATATTCGTTTAAAATACTGGCAAAATGCCTTTGAAATAGCCCAATCAAATCCGGTATTTGGAGTAGGATTAGGCAACTGGAAGATAGCCTCCATTCCTTACGAAAAAAAAATATCCAATGGATTATTACTCTCTAACCATGCCCATAACGATTTTTTGGAAATTGCCGCCGAAGCTGGCTTTGTAACCCTACTGGCTTATTTACTAATTTTTGTTTTTGCACTATTATACAACCTCCAAAACTGTAGCTCCAAAAAAGAACCGCAAACCAGAATCATAGCACTAATAGCCTTACTACTAATGCTTAGTTACGGCATAGATGCTTTGTTTAATTTTCCTTTGTATCGGGCTACTGTGCAAATTAATTTTTGCTTATTCTTGGTTTTAACTGTCTTAAATGGTTGTTTTACTCAGAGCAACCCTACTGCAACTAATTCCAATTCTAAGTACATTTTGATTGTTGTTTTTTTAAGCAGTATAACAGCCTATTTTTCGTATACAACCTTCAAAGCATACCAGTTTGAAAACAACATGCTATTGGATCAAGCCAAAGGCGAAGCAAATTACAGCTATACGTATTCCAAAATAGTCCAACAAATACCGAAATTTCCAAATGTTGCCACCAATTCAGAACCGTATATAGAATTGGCAGGTATTTATGCCGTAAAAGAAAAAAAATACTCCCAAGCTTTGCACCATTTTGACCAATCCAATACTATCAACCCCCATACAGGCAGGGCCCAATGGTATCAATACCGGATTTACAAAGAATTAGGGCAGTTAGATAGCGCCCATTATTATGCCAAAAAAGCCTTTGCAATAAGGCCTCGTAATGAAGATTACTACCTTGCGATGCTTACCATGGATGCCTACAAAAAAGATACCACCGCTATTTTAAAAAACCATTCTGAATTTATTAAATACATACAACAACCAAATATTTGGATCCAAACTTCCAGCGCATTAGCACAAAGTAGGTATCCAAACGATAAAATAATTAAATTTATAAATAGTGCCATAACCCTGTTTCCAAACGATAGCTCTCTACAAAACAGAAAAAAATCCTTTGAGAAAGACGCAATATTTGCAAAAAAACAACAGCTAAAGGAGTCTAAAAACACCGCCAAGGCTACTAATTTAATATTGGCAACACAGTACTCTTTAAAAAAACAGTACCATAAAGCCTTGGTGTATTACAAAAAAGCAGCCCTTGATTACCCAAAAAACAGTATAATAACACAGAATATAGGAATTTGTTATTTTAAGATAAATCAGTTTAAATCTGCTATAATTTATTTAGAAAAAACCTTAAATTCGCCAATTCTAATAGATGGCAAAACAGAGTACTTACTTGGTGCCGCATATTTGAATACCAATAACAAACAAAAAGGCTGCCAGAATTTACTTGCTGCCAAAAACAAAAATCATCCAGACGCTTCCAAATTATTAGCGCAATATTGTAACTAA
- a CDS encoding RsmD family RNA methyltransferase, whose amino-acid sequence MRIISGKYKGRRISPPKGLPVRPTTDMSKEALFNVLNNHFNFEGLKVLDLFAGTGNISYEFGSRGSSPITSVDGDFGCIKFIKQIANEYDFNIAATKSDVFKFLEKNNASFDIVFADPPYALDQATFERIVLLVFEKNTLNEDGMMVIEHSKYTKLDHMMHFSFKKTYGGSIFSFFELPSKNEELDPELFENDTEDE is encoded by the coding sequence ATGAGAATCATTTCAGGAAAATACAAAGGAAGGCGCATTTCTCCGCCCAAAGGGCTACCGGTAAGACCTACAACAGATATGTCTAAAGAAGCTTTGTTTAATGTTTTGAACAACCATTTTAATTTTGAAGGGTTGAAAGTATTGGATCTATTTGCTGGCACCGGAAACATTAGTTATGAATTTGGCTCAAGAGGCAGCAGTCCAATAACATCGGTAGATGGTGATTTTGGTTGCATAAAATTTATCAAACAAATTGCTAATGAATATGATTTTAATATTGCCGCAACCAAAAGTGACGTGTTTAAATTTTTAGAAAAAAACAACGCCTCCTTTGACATTGTTTTTGCAGATCCTCCCTACGCCCTAGACCAAGCCACATTTGAGCGCATTGTATTGCTAGTTTTTGAAAAAAACACCCTCAATGAAGATGGAATGATGGTGATTGAACACTCCAAATACACCAAGTTGGACCACATGATGCATTTTTCATTCAAAAAAACGTATGGTGGTTCTATTTTTAGTTTTTTTGAGTTACCATCCAAAAATGAAGAACTGGATCCAGAATTATTTGAAAACGATACTGAAGACGAATAA
- a CDS encoding DUF3822 family protein gives MPTTPSNITQKKYKKLSIEVALTGFSFCCIDTLNNSIPMYKEVPFDTTDKSIKIETQYAKAFQEHPELRAEYDEILVLHRNNLATFVPSPLFDEGSIGSYMQYNTKVFETDFFASDTLATYSMHTVYIPYVHVNNFFIDQFGTFDYKHTNSILVSKLLDASKNNDTKTMSVHFQQTHFEILVIQNQKLLLFNSFEYQSVEDFIYYILFTAEQLNLNPDNFPLQLIGAIDTHSPYYEIAYKYIRNVHLIDLSSLQQRNTFSEAENRKHYILFNS, from the coding sequence ATGCCAACAACACCAAGTAATATTACCCAAAAGAAATATAAAAAACTCTCCATTGAAGTTGCACTCACTGGATTTTCTTTTTGTTGTATTGATACCCTCAATAACAGCATCCCTATGTACAAAGAAGTGCCATTTGACACTACCGATAAAAGCATAAAAATAGAAACCCAATATGCCAAAGCATTTCAAGAACATCCGGAATTACGTGCCGAATATGACGAAATACTAGTTTTGCATCGGAACAATCTAGCAACCTTTGTTCCTTCTCCTCTATTTGATGAGGGCTCTATAGGAAGCTACATGCAATACAACACTAAAGTTTTTGAAACGGATTTTTTTGCCTCTGATACCCTTGCTACCTATTCCATGCATACCGTGTACATCCCGTATGTGCATGTCAATAATTTTTTTATTGATCAATTTGGGACTTTTGACTACAAACACACCAATAGCATTCTGGTTAGCAAACTATTAGATGCTTCCAAGAATAACGATACCAAAACAATGTCTGTCCATTTTCAGCAAACACACTTTGAAATATTGGTTATCCAAAATCAAAAACTATTGTTATTCAACTCCTTTGAGTACCAAAGCGTCGAAGATTTTATTTACTACATTTTGTTTACCGCAGAACAATTAAATTTAAACCCGGATAATTTTCCGTTACAATTAATTGGAGCCATAGATACCCATAGCCCTTATTATGAAATAGCCTATAAATACATCCGAAATGTACATTTAATAGACCTAAGCAGCCTACAACAACGCAATACCTTTTCAGAAGCCGAAAACAGAAAACACTATATACTCTTTAACTCATGA
- the ung gene encoding uracil-DNA glycosylase translates to MEIHLNSQWSCFLAAQIATPYFKTLWQQLESHYQEQVCFPPEDLIFAAFNQCALADLKVVIIGQDPYHGVGQANGLSFSVNDGLRIPPSLRNIYRELATDLDAVFMPTSGNLEFWAQQGVLLLNASLTVEKDKPNSHKHLKWNIFTDAVIQKIAEEKQGLVFLLWGAFAQQKGSKIDRDKHLVLTSGHPSPMSANQGKWFGNKHFSQTNAYLKKLGKKEIIWIPNLH, encoded by the coding sequence ATGGAAATCCATTTAAACTCTCAGTGGAGCTGTTTTTTGGCAGCACAAATTGCGACACCTTATTTCAAAACACTTTGGCAACAGCTGGAGAGCCACTACCAAGAGCAAGTGTGTTTTCCGCCTGAAGATTTGATTTTTGCGGCTTTTAATCAATGTGCTCTTGCAGATTTAAAGGTGGTTATTATTGGGCAGGATCCGTATCATGGGGTGGGACAGGCCAATGGGTTGAGTTTTTCGGTCAACGATGGTTTGCGCATACCGCCTTCTTTACGTAATATTTATAGAGAATTGGCTACCGATTTGGATGCGGTTTTTATGCCTACTTCGGGCAATTTGGAGTTTTGGGCGCAGCAAGGGGTGTTGTTGCTCAATGCGAGTTTAACCGTTGAGAAAGACAAGCCCAATAGCCATAAACATTTAAAATGGAATATTTTTACGGATGCCGTGATCCAAAAAATTGCCGAAGAAAAACAGGGATTGGTTTTTTTGCTTTGGGGTGCTTTTGCACAGCAAAAAGGCAGCAAAATAGATAGAGACAAGCATTTGGTTTTGACCTCTGGGCATCCTTCGCCTATGAGTGCAAATCAAGGAAAGTGGTTTGGGAACAAGCATTTTAGTCAAACCAATGCTTATTTAAAAAAATTAGGAAAGAAAGAAATTATTTGGATACCTAATCTGCATTAA
- a CDS encoding DUF4258 domain-containing protein, whose translation MKFAQRFAYYLVGLVIGLFFVALVFSGKDTRCNYFPNSRVLNNIRNKPFNYSEKASAVLAEPWIDTIDIKNTLQYGDVDFDQSSTEFRKAKTYIIEGKTMQNIPIILKISNREDKAILEEITKK comes from the coding sequence ATGAAGTTTGCGCAACGTTTTGCCTACTATTTAGTAGGACTAGTTATTGGCCTTTTTTTTGTAGCCTTAGTTTTTAGCGGAAAAGACACCCGCTGCAACTATTTTCCAAATTCCCGTGTTTTAAACAACATCCGAAACAAACCCTTTAATTACTCCGAAAAAGCCTCGGCCGTACTGGCAGAACCATGGATAGACACCATAGACATCAAAAACACCCTACAATACGGAGATGTAGATTTTGACCAAAGCAGTACCGAATTTAGAAAAGCCAAAACCTATATCATTGAAGGAAAAACCATGCAAAACATTCCCATAATCCTCAAGATAAGCAATCGAGAAGACAAAGCAATTCTAGAAGAAATTACCAAAAAATAA